The Arachis ipaensis cultivar K30076 chromosome B03, Araip1.1, whole genome shotgun sequence region ATTCGAACTGTTGTTCGATTTGTCATTGTCTCTGGTTGCTTCCTTTTGATTTATGGATGTAACATATTTATCTAGCAACCTCTGCCTGGCTAAACTCTCCAATAGGTCTTTGGCCACTACACATTCATCTATGGTATGGTCGTATTTTTGGTGGAACGCGCAGTGTTTGCTCCTGTCAACGTATTTCTGATCTTGATATGTTCCTATTTTGCTTGACGGCTTTATCAATTTGTTGTGTAGAATTTCTTTAATTATATCCTCTCTCTTGGTGTTGAATTTGGTGTACAAATCAAATTTTGGCATTAATTTGAAAGGTTTCTTGAGGTCTCTGTTCCAAGATCTGTGTGATCTTTCTTCCTCTTTTCAGGATGGTGGTTTCTCCATTCTCCGAGCTTCTCTTAGTTCTTCGACTTCCATTTGTCTGGTTGCTTTATCTCGGAATTCTTCCAGTGTCTTCGGCATTGCCACTGTGATTGCTTCCTGAAACTTTCCAAGTCGGAGGCCACTTTTTATTGCATGTAAGTATACCTCCGAATTGAGGTCTGGGATTTTCATAGCCGCCGTTGTGAATTGTGTCATGTAGTCTTTTGGGCTTTCATATTGTCCCTGCTTGATTGTGCTGAGATAGTCTGAATCACGCACGTAAATTTTTGACACTGCAAAGTTGTTTATGAACAACTTGGCGAATTCGTCAAAACTGGAGATTCAATGTGTAGGCAAATTAGAAAACCACAGTAAAGCAGCTCCATCTAAAAAAGTAGGAAAAGATTGGCACAAGATAGGGTCGGAATCACTATTAAGGAACATCATAGATTTAAATTTTGTGACGTGCATTTTGGGATCTCCGATCCCCTTGTATGGTGCTAGTGTCATTGAGAGCGTGAAATTTTTAGGCGTTTCAAAATTCATTATTTCTTCGGAGAAGGGACCGATTCTTCGCCTTCTAGATTTGGGGGGTGCTCTGCCTTTCTTTGCGTTTGACTCAGATTGGTGTTCGTCATGGAGGTCATCATTGACCTTTTTATGCTCATTCTTCTCTTCGTCATTATTCTGTTTCGCCGCTAACAGCTCGGCCATTCGTTGGTTTTCCACCTTTAAAGCAGTGTTTGCTGCCAAGAGTTCAGCATTAGTTCGGTTAGCATAAGGAGTAACTGAATGATTTGTCATTGCTTGAACCCTGCGAAGAAAAGAAAACACAGGAAAAGTTAGTAAAGTGTTAGGTCAAACTGGAAACGAGGTTGGGCCCCACGGTGGACGCCAAATGTTCTGGCAATGATACTTTCTCCAAATTATACGTCGGCTTTCGCTTCTGGAATGCAGTATCCCGCGAACTCGGACCCAAGTGTGGTATTTGCAAAAAGGACTCGGACGctcaaatcaataaaaaaatctcTAAGAAAAATGAGTATAAAGTCGTTGTTGCGTTGTTTTTGTTCTCTGCCTTTTGTCGTCGGCCTACCTCCTGATTTATAGTGGTTTGGGCTGAATCATTCGTCGGTTTGAGTCGAAATATTCATGGCCGACTTGAAGGCGAGATTTGGGAGAAAAGTTTGTTGTGATAGAGAGTTATTCATATTTGAATTTGTTTGATCAAGCCAAGGTATAATCTGTTTCTTCCGATGTATTGGGATACAATACAATTCCATTTCACCATTGGTATGATGATGAGCTGAGATTGTTCATGATGAAGTGATGTTATTACGCCCAGTCTGATTTATTGTGATTGATGGTCTTATTTATATGTTCCTTTGATTATAAGTTTAGGAATGTCACGTTTATGGAACTCGTATGCAATGTATTTTACCTCAGTTGAAGGTTAGTGTATGTTGAGTACAGTGGAGCGTATGAAACTGAATGAATGAGAAGTGTAACATAATAGAGTTTGTTTTTTGTATAGCTGTCAAGTTGGTTAGTTTGTTAGACATAATTATAGCACTATTAGTTAgtaatttattttcccttttgctatatatATTGTAATTGGTACTCAGTACTCTGTGGTggtttttttaatcaattattctCTCTTTTCACTTCTTTCTAATTCTTCTTCCATTACTTTAAATTTCAATGACCTGAGAGTACATCACCGACCTTCTTAttttcttataattatttttgtaattcaCTTGAATTTTAAGCTTGGTATCATTTTACATGGTATCAGAGCGAGAAGATCCAACTATGGCAGATAATTTATCTAATCCGAATGCAAGCCCTTCATCAAATTCCGCTGCAGATTTTGAGAATTTCACCGCTTTCATGCGTCAATTCTCTCAGTTCCAGGCACATCTTGGCAGATCTAGTtcctcttctgcaatttctgatCCGATTAGCCCTTATTTTCTTCATCCAAGAGAAAGTCCTGGATTGGCTCTAATTCCGCTTAAATTGACACCTCAAAATTATTATCAGTGGTCGCACGATATGTGGAGAGCACTCAGATCGAAGAACAAGGTGAAATTCCTCGATGGATCCATTCTAAAACCAGGTGAAGGTGATCCTAATTTTGAAGCATGGGATAGGTGTAACAATTTTCTCCTCTCCTGGATCAACCTCTCTCTCAGCCCTGAAATCGCTAAGAGCGTGATGTGGATTAGCTCAGCTCCAGACTTGTGGAATAATTTAAAACGTCGTTACTCACAGGGAGATGTCTTTCGAGTTGGTGCGTTAAAAGAAGAATTGTATGCACTCAAACAAAGTGATCTTACTGTTACCTCTTACTTTGCTATGTTGAAAGCTATTTGGGAAGAATTAGAAAATTTACGTGCTATTCCTAGTTGTGTTGCTTGTGTTAATGGATGTTCATGTGGATTACGAATTGTTCGAGACTATGCTTCTGAGGAATATGTTGTCAAATTCTTAAAAGGATTGAATGAGCAATATTTAAATGTTAAATCACAAATCATGCTAATGAAGCCGTTACCTGAAATCAACACAGTACTATCTATGTTAACCCAACAAGAGCAAGAATTGAATTGTGACCCGTCAAATAGCAACATAGTGACTAACTCTTTAGAGGTGCAAACCTCAACTGGAGGCGGTTCATTTTCTGGAAGAGGCAGAGGCCGTGGACGAAATTCAGGCAGAGGAGGAAATCAAAAATCTTATAGTCGAGGCTACACTTCAAAGTTTTGTAGCTACTGTAATCGAATTGGTCATTTAGCAGAGACATGCTATAAGAAAAATGGCTTTCCTACTCACCAAAAGCAGCGAGTAGCCAATCAACTTAGCACTGACGAGATAGTTGAGAATTCTAGTGCTGAGATTCCTGATTCTAACCATGATAAAAAGAGCGATGATACAGTACTTGTGTTGACTCCAGATCAGAAGGAAACCTTACTAGCACTCCTTCAATCAATTTTGACCCTTTTGCATTCTTTTATAATAACTCTGCACATACTTCTTCATATGAGCATACTCATGGCATAATTGCACCTCACACCATACACACTACACCTGATTTATCTGCCACTTCTACATCACCCATGGCATCTCTTCATGATATAACAGATTCTGCATCACCCGCCACCTTAGACTCAGCATCTGCATTGGCACCATTGGAACATTCATCCATTCATATTGAGTCACAATCTGCTGCACCAGTTTTGAGAAGGTCTGAACGAGAAAGAAAAACACCCTCTTATCTTAAAGATTTTCATTGTTTCCATATTTCATCACATAGAGATCCAATTAATGCGGCCCAATTACCTTCAACATGTAAGTATCCCCTTTCTCACCATTTGTCATATTCATTGTTTACTCCCAAGCACCAGGCCTTCACTTTTGCTCTCATAAATAACTCGGACCCCAAACACTATTCTAAGGCTGTTATGCATGATTGTTGGAGGAAGGCTATTGAGGCAGAACTCACTGCTCTTGAGCAAAACAAAACCTGGATCATCACTTTTCTTCCTCCTGGAAAGAATGCAGTTGGTTGTAAGTGGATTTTTTGCACAAAATTCCACCCAGATGGCACTATCGAGAGGCATAAGGCACGTCTTGTTGCCCAAGGTTTCACTCAAATTCCTGGAGTCGATTACATTGACACCTTTAGTCCCGTTGTGAAAATGAGCACTGTGCGTGTTCTTCTTACCGTTGCAGCAGCAAAGAATTGGCATCTTCATCAACTTGATGTGAATACAGCTTTTCTCCATGGAGACCTACATGAGGACGTTTATATGAAACTTCCAAAGGGGTTACAGTGTTCCAATCCAAACTTAGTCTACAAGTTGACAAAATCTTTGTACGGTTTGAAACAAGCTAGTCGCCAATGGAACATCAAGTTGTCTGCTGCACTTGCTGATCTGGGGTTTACTCCATCTGAAAATGATCACTCACTTTTTACCAAATCCACAGGTACAACTTTCACAGCTATTCTTGTTTATGTTGATGATCTTGTGTTAGCTGgagatgatttgagtgaaattcaAGCTGTCAAAATGTTTTTGGATGATAAGTTCAAAATTAAAGACCTTGGCCTTCTTAAGTTCTTTATTGGGATGGAGGTAGCACGAAGCAATGCTGGTATTGCACTGTATCAAAGAAAGTATGCATTGGATTTGATCACAGACTGCGGTTTGCTTGGTGCAAAACCAGCATCTACTCCTATGGAGTACACTACTTCTCTGTCTAAGGTTTCAGGCTCCCCTCTTCCTGATGCAACCATCTATTGTAGATTGGTGGGCAGACTTCTGTACCTTACTAACACAAGACCATATCTCAGCTACTCTGTTGGATGTCTATCTCAATGGATTCACCAACTGATGCCCACTTGAAGGCTGCCTATAGGATCATCCGGTATCTAAAACAATCACCAGCAACTGGCTTATTTTTCTCTGTCAACAATTCTTTCACACTATCTGGTTACACTGATTCTGATTGGGGGCTTGTAAAGACACCCGAAAATCCATCAGTGGTTATTGTTTCTTCCTTGACCAAACTCTTATTTCTTGGAAGAGTAAGAAGCAGGCTACAGTTTCAAGGTCGTCCTCGTGCCCTTGCTAATGGCACTTGTGAACTCGTTTGGTTACTCAAACTACTAAAGGAATTCAacattcttcctcctcttccggTTGATATCTTCTGTGATAATAAATCTGCTATCTATATTGCTTCAAATCCTGTCTTTCATGAAAGAACCAAGCATGTTGAGGTTGATTGTCATGTGGCTCGAAACAAGTTCAAAGAAGGGGTTTCTAATCTTAGGCACGTTGTCTCCAGTGAACAAAGTGAACAACCAGTTGATATATTCACTAAATCCCTTCCTCCAGGACCATTCTCTCATTTGCTTTCCAAGTTGGGATTACTTGATTTGCACAAACCACGTAATACCAGCTTGCGGGGGATGTAACATAATAGAGTTTGTTTTTTGTATAGCTGTCAAGTTGGTTAGTTTGTTAGACATAATTATAGCACTATTAGTTAgtaatttattttcccttttgctatatatATTGTAATTGGTACTCAGTACTCTGTGGTGGTTCTTTTAATCAATTATTCTCTCTTTTCACTTCTTTCTAATTCTTCTTCCATTACTTTAAATTTCAATGACCTGAGAGTACATCACCAACCTTCTTAttttcttataattatttttgtaattcaCTTGAATTTTAAGCTTGGTATCATTTTAcaacaagaaaaactaactatTGGACCTTTGACTAGCTATTTGACAAAAAAATCTCACGAGTCATGACTTGACAGCCTAATATCTTTGTTGTTTTTAATGAGAAAAATACATTAGTATACAAAAGGTGCGGTTAAATTCTCATTTGTGTGTGAAATAATGTACAGAGGACGATCTTTTTATAAGAACAGAGACTTGTGTCTTCAGAGTAATATAATATGTATACTTTAATTTTTGGCCCGATTagatttaaaaatagaaaaacactgtaaaaaaataagtaattaatttgttttcttatatttattttgtatttgagatAATATTTTAACTAATTATTCATTTCTTTATTAAAAATGTAGCTACTTAGTAACTTTTTCTCTTACATTTATTTAACATTTAAGAGAAAattaactaaattttttatttttttttactaaaaagttAAGGATAATATTACAGGTTTAACACAAGTTATTTTTTTGTtagtaattagttaataaatatttaaaaatataagctAAAATGTGAAGTTAAACTATTAGACTAAAAATATTAGACTGTTGATTAAAATATACACTGATCAATATAAATTAAATTGTTGACTTTGAACTTTCTTCTAATAACGTTAATCTTCTAATATTTtctctaaaaataaattaaattatcgcTTGGTTTAATTCATGACCAAATTCACTACATGATGTCTCTCTAGCAGCCACAAGCCCACAAACCTAAACCTGTCCATGAAAATTAGAAACGTTATAATTTGAATGACGATtacaattattaataattaacccGTATCTAGTTGAGAATTTTTAATCATTCAATTTGAGCTTTTGCTGACTTAAAAAGACTTTGAtacaagataataataataagaggaagaagaaaatcgaacaaataaataattaaataaaatttcataataccaaaatataaaaaataaaaNNNNNNNNNNNNNNNNNNNNNNNNNNNNNNNNNNNNNNNNNNNNNNNNNNNNNNNNNNNNNNNNNNNNNNNNNNNNNNNNNNNNNNNNNNNNNNNNNNNNNNNNNNNNNNNNNNNNNNNNNNNNNNNNNNNNNNNNNNNNNNNNNNNNNNNNNNNNNNNNNNNNNNNNNNNNNNNNNNNNNNNNNNNNNNNNNNNNNNNNNNNNNNNNNNNNNNNNNNNNNNNNNNNNNNNNNNNNNNNNNNNNNNNNNNNNNNNNNNNNNNNNNNNNNNNNNNNNNNNNNNNNNNNNNNNNNNNNNNNNNNNNNNNNNNNNNNNNNNNNNNNNNNNNNNNNNNNNNNNNNNNNNNNNNNNNNNNNNNNNNNNNNNNNNNNNNNNNNNNNNNNNNNNNNNNNNNNNNNNNNNNNNNNNNNNNNNNNNNNNNNNNNNNNNNNNNNNNNNNNNNNNNNNNNNNNNNNNNNNNNNNNNNNNNNNNNNNNNNNNNNNNNNNNNNNNNNNNNNNNNNNNNNNNNNNNNNNNNNNNNNNNNNNNNNNNNNNNNNNNNNNNNNNNNNNNNNNNNNNNNNNNNNNNNNNNNNNNNNNNNNNNNNNNNNNNNNNNNNNNNNNNNNNNNNNNNNNNNNNNNNNNNNNNNNNNNNNNNNNNNNNNNNNNNNNNNNNNNNNNNNNNNNNNNNNNNNNNNNNNNNNNNNNNNNNNNNNNNNNNNNNNNNNNNNNNNNNNNNNNNNNNNNNNNNNNNNNNNNNNNNNNNNNNNNNNNNNNNNNNNNNNNNNNNNNNNNNNNNNNNNNNNNNNNNNNNNNNNNNNNNNNNNNNNNNNNNNNNNNNNNNNNNNNNNNNNNNNNNNNNNNNNNNNNNNNNNNNNNNNNNNNNNNNNNNNNNNNNNNNNNNNNNNNNNNNNNNNNNNNNNNNNNNNNNNNNNNNNNNNNNNNNNNNNNNNNNNNNNNNNNNNNNNNNNNNNNNNNNNattatattaatattaaatataaattaattttaattaattttaatttcttattttaattatataaaatatttaaaatatttttattttaataaataataatatatattatttttaaatttattttaaaaatatatattaagaataaaaatagacATATTAATACATgattatatttaaatatattaaaatgtgtccaaattttttattattaaaacacAATTAGACATAATAGATACGCATATctgacaaatataaaaaaatatcatgtGCAAAATATATCAAACATGCAAACACCGTAATTCAGCAAATTGTGAATGTTGGATAGATAAATAGATAATATACTATAATGTATTAATATGTGGTATAATTGGCTTAGCAAGTAGGCTCAACATAGGTACCACCACGTCACTATGGTGACGCTACGACTTTCAAGTGTGTGATGCAGACATATCTGTGAGTGTTAGGAACCTTCAATACATCCCTCCACGAAGGTGTTTGGAAGCATCAAGCTTAGTTAGTAAAGCATAATGGGTATTTTGAAATCACTCACTTTTCCATTTATATATCCCTTCTAGATACTATCTTTATTATCGCATAAAAAACTCAATGCTCTATCACCTCATTAATTAGGCTTTTATTTGTACTTGAGTAGAGTATTCAACTACTTCAAGCACGCACACCAAAAATATTATGGATTACTATTATGTGAACCCAATAAACCCCAATTACGGTGCtcatcatgatgatgatgactactCTGCCATGATGAGCATGTCCGATTTCATGATATCCGATTTTCTTGTGGCTGATGATGATGCATATGGGTATGGTGTTGATGATCATCATCATAATAATCAAGAGAGTGGATCACAATCGCAAAGTACTAATGAATCGTCGGAGATGGCAGCCTTCAGCGATGTCACTACTACCAATAATAGTGGTGAAGCCTCTAGCATCAACAATAACATGTAAGtgctcttttctctttctctttctcttagtaTTAAGCTTTGCTTAGTTTTTCATGTAGTAACAA contains the following coding sequences:
- the LOC107633691 gene encoding uncharacterized protein LOC107633691; amino-acid sequence: MVSEREDPTMADNLSNPNASPSSNSAADFENFTAFMRQFSQFQAHLGRSSSSSAISDPISPYFLHPRESPGLALIPLKLTPQNYYQWSHDMWRALRSKNKVKFLDGSILKPGEGDPNFEAWDRCNNFLLSWINLSLSPEIAKSVMWISSAPDLWNNLKRRYSQGDVFRVGALKEELYALKQSDLTVTSYFAMLKAIWEELENLRAIPSCVACVNGCSCGLRIVRDYASEEYVVKFLKGLNEQYLNVKSQIMLMKPLPEINTVLSMLTQQEQELNCDPSNSNIVTNSLEVQTSTGGGSFSGRGRGRGRNSGRGGNQKSYSRGYTSKFCSYCNRIGHLAETCYKKNGFPTHQKQRVANQLSTDEIVENSSAEIPDSNHDKKSDDTVLVLTPDQKETLLALLQSILTLLHSFIITLHILLHMSILMA
- the LOC107634659 gene encoding probable WRKY transcription factor 50 isoform X2, producing MDYYYVNPINPNYGAHHDDDDYSAMMSMSDFMISDFLVADDDAYGYGVDDHHHNNQESGSQSQSTNESSEMAAFSDVTTTNNSGEASSINNNIKCKNGSKKEVNSRVAFRTKSELDVMDDGYRWRKYGKKAVKNTPNLRIID
- the LOC107634659 gene encoding probable WRKY transcription factor 50 isoform X1, coding for MDYYYVNPINPNYGAHHDDDDYSAMMSMSDFMISDFLVADDDAYGYGVDDHHHNNQESGSQSQSTNESSEMAAFSDVTTTNNSGEASSINNNIKCKNGSKKEVNSRVAFRTKSELDVMDDGYRWRKYGKKAVKNTPNLRNYYKCSSEGCGVKKRVERDRDDSSYVITTYEGIHNHASPFTY